In a single window of the Notamacropus eugenii isolate mMacEug1 chromosome 4, mMacEug1.pri_v2, whole genome shotgun sequence genome:
- the CFAP90 gene encoding cilia- and flagella-associated protein 90 codes for MAEEEEEEVTEDKLRVKPKSPPVSALSAYGYVPPRRLGPKEHSYFYREGKTGVVSIFDCIFKRPLDYNQYLHRDDREHAKSIGLKVNEEEWERPIGVLTSSLYGRHIYKPVEEMNREHVRVNHVKAEFYRKNSITCMEEPGFGHIAPS; via the exons atggcggaggaggaggaggaggaggttacCGAGGACAAACTAAGAGTGAAACCCAAGTCTCCGCCGGTCTCTGCTTTGTCGGCTTACGGCTACGTCCCTCCCCGGCGCCTGGGCCCCAAGGAGCACAGCTACTTCTACCGGGAAGGCAAG aCAGGAGTTGTTTCCATATTtgattgcatttttaaaagaccTCTGGATTACAATCAATACTTGCACCGAGATGATCGAGAGCATGCCAAAAGTATAGGACTCAAAGTTAATGAGGAG gaatgggaaAGACCTATTGGAGTATTGACATCTTCTCTTTATGGAAGACATATATATAAGCCTGTGGAAGAGATGAACAGAGAGCACGTGAGAGTTAACCATGTGAAGGCGGAGTTCTACCGGAAGAATTCCATCACTTGCATGGAAGAACCTGGTTTTGGGCACATTGCTCCATCCTAA